From the genome of Candidatus Acidiferrales bacterium:
CATGCTGATATTTCCGATGATGGGCGCGTAGCGGTCGCGGACGATGGTTCGCCCGCGATTGGAAAGGCTACGCTTCAAGCCGTCGGCGTAACCGGCAGGAATCGTGGCCACCCGCGAGGTCTTCTCGGTGACGTAGCCGGCGCTGTAGCCGAGCGGCGTGCCCGCCGGGACCTCTTTGAGGGCAATGATGCGCGACTTCCACGTCAGAATGTTTTTGACGGGCAATGACACAGACTCTGCTTTCATTCCCGCCGGCAGCTTGAGCGGCACCTGGATCCCGTAGAGCAGCGCCCCCGGCCGAACCATGTTCGCCCAGGTGTTTGGCCGGCCGGCAATGGCGGCGCTGTTGGCAACGTGGACGTACCGCGGATCCACCCCCGCCCGCCGAAAGTCGGCGAGCACGGACTCAAACCGTTCCACTTGCTGCCCGGTTTGCTCGGACGTATAGTCCTCGGCCGAAGCAAGGTGGGTGAACAGGCCCTCCATCTCGACATGCTCGAGGGTGCGATAAAGGCTTAAAAATCCCGCGACATCCTGCCAGTGCAGCCCGAGCCGGCCCATGCCCGTATTCACTTTCAGATGGAAGCGCATCTTGCGGCCGGTCTCTTTGCCCCACTCGTGGAGCGCCGCCAGTTGATCGTCGGTGTAGATGGCGGGCGTCAAGTCGCACTCGGAAAGGGCTTCCAGTTCTCCTTTCCAGAAACCGGTCAGCAGGAGCACCGGCTGCTCGATGCCTGATGCGCGCAGTTCGACGCCCTCGTCGGCAGAGGTTACGCCGAACCAGTCGGTGCCGGCGCCGGCAAGCACGTTCGAGACTTCCTCGAGGCCGTGACCATAAGCATCCGCCTTGACAACGGACATGATCTTGACTCGCTCCGGGAGGTGTTGCCGCACAATCCGGTAGTTTTCTTGAAGCTGCTTGAGCGAGACTTCGGCCCAGGTTGGCCGCGTGCGCAACTTCGGATAAGCATTCGTTTTCTGAGCTACGCCCATGCTTCTCTCACTAAGATGCAAAAAGATGCAAACCCGCGCCGGAGGCAAATCATGAGAAGGATGCAGGCCCGTTATCTCAGGGCGTCTTCCAACCTCACCGCGGCGTCTGTCTTATCGTCCCGATATCTGACGATGACCGGGGTCTGAAGCGAAAGGCCCCACTCCTTGCCTTTCCCCTGGCTGATGGCGCGCGCGCCGGGCACGACGATTGCTTCCGGGGGAATCACCACCGGCCGGCCATTCTCCCGACGGTAAATTTTCCCGCAAACGAGGTCGTACACCGGGGTCGAACCGGTGAGAATCACGCCCGCGCCCACGATGGCTCGTTCGCTCACCACCGTGCCCTCGTAGATGCCGCAGTTCCCTCCGATCAAAACTTCATCTTCGATGATCACCGGCAAAGCCCCCACCGGCTCGAGCACGCCGCCTATCTGCGCGCCCGCGGAAAGATGCACCCGCCGGCCAATCTGCGCGCATGAACCCACCAAGGCATGCGAATCAATCATCGTCCCGTCGCCAACGTACGCGCCGGCATTGATGTACATCGGCGGCATGCAGGTCACGTCACGGCCGACGTAGCAACCATCGCGAATGGACGACCCCCCGGGCACCAGCCGCACCCCGCTCTCGAGCGTCAGATGCTTCAGCGGCCAGGTATGTTTATCGAAATAGCGAAATTCCTGGTTAATCGAAACGTCGCGGAGCTTCCCCATCCGAAATCCAACCAGGATGCCCTTCTTCACCCAGAGGTTTACCTGCCAGCCCGACGAGGTCTTCTCAGCAGCGCGGATTTCGCCCTGGTTCAGCTTCTGCTTGAATTCCTC
Proteins encoded in this window:
- the alr gene encoding alanine racemase; the protein is MGVAQKTNAYPKLRTRPTWAEVSLKQLQENYRIVRQHLPERVKIMSVVKADAYGHGLEEVSNVLAGAGTDWFGVTSADEGVELRASGIEQPVLLLTGFWKGELEALSECDLTPAIYTDDQLAALHEWGKETGRKMRFHLKVNTGMGRLGLHWQDVAGFLSLYRTLEHVEMEGLFTHLASAEDYTSEQTGQQVERFESVLADFRRAGVDPRYVHVANSAAIAGRPNTWANMVRPGALLYGIQVPLKLPAGMKAESVSLPVKNILTWKSRIIALKEVPAGTPLGYSAGYVTEKTSRVATIPAGYADGLKRSLSNRGRTIVRDRYAPIIGNISMDLTLLDVTEIPGAAVGDEVILIGHSDHCSVTPAEISALTRTVPYDVLCAVSKRVPRIYLR
- a CDS encoding 2,3,4,5-tetrahydropyridine-2,6-dicarboxylate N-succinyltransferase encodes the protein MGLREQIEQLFDRPSSEYDRTSQECFEEFKQKLNQGEIRAAEKTSSGWQVNLWVKKGILVGFRMGKLRDVSINQEFRYFDKHTWPLKHLTLESGVRLVPGGSSIRDGCYVGRDVTCMPPMYINAGAYVGDGTMIDSHALVGSCAQIGRRVHLSAGAQIGGVLEPVGALPVIIEDEVLIGGNCGIYEGTVVSERAIVGAGVILTGSTPVYDLVCGKIYRRENGRPVVIPPEAIVVPGARAISQGKGKEWGLSLQTPVIVRYRDDKTDAAVRLEDALR